A genomic region of Vampirovibrio chlorellavorus contains the following coding sequences:
- a CDS encoding thermonuclease family protein, whose amino-acid sequence MRFRFRVNEKWLGIGLTVLGVAGLALGLWLPRRPEGPAGWSRSAVPVAAALAGAPASVAAATSSSGHRLPCRVLTVFDGDTLGCDLNGDGRLQKPREQVRLLGIDSPEMHYSRKNATYGSEHPEDEPFATEASHWLTKQASGKTVYLEFDARRQDKYERTLAYVFATAKAQQSLNQKLLEQGYATVLFLGKNRRYQAEFEATEAQARTAQRGLWATSR is encoded by the coding sequence ATGCGGTTTCGCTTCCGGGTGAATGAAAAATGGCTGGGCATTGGCTTGACCGTGTTGGGCGTGGCTGGTTTGGCTCTGGGCTTATGGTTGCCCCGCAGGCCCGAAGGGCCTGCTGGATGGTCGCGGTCCGCAGTGCCAGTGGCCGCCGCTTTAGCCGGTGCCCCTGCCTCAGTTGCTGCTGCCACTTCCTCGTCGGGCCATCGCTTGCCCTGTCGGGTGCTGACCGTGTTTGATGGAGACACGCTGGGCTGTGATTTGAACGGTGACGGGCGTTTGCAAAAGCCACGGGAACAGGTGCGTTTGCTGGGCATTGATTCCCCGGAAATGCACTACTCCCGCAAAAACGCTACGTACGGTAGCGAGCATCCAGAAGATGAGCCATTCGCCACCGAGGCCAGCCACTGGTTGACGAAGCAGGCCAGCGGAAAAACGGTGTATCTGGAGTTCGACGCCAGACGGCAAGACAAGTACGAGCGCACCCTGGCCTACGTCTTCGCCACGGCCAAGGCCCAGCAATCGCTGAATCAAAAACTGTTGGAACAAGGCTATGCCACGGTGCTGTTTTTGGGTAAAAACCGGCGCTATCAAGCGGAATTTGAAGCGACAGAGGCGCAAGCCCGCACTGCGCAACGGGGCTTGTGGGCCACGTCCCGCTAG
- the tgt gene encoding tRNA guanosine(34) transglycosylase Tgt, protein MSTFFSYQVHATQNNARAGLLQTPHGPVHTPVFMPVGTHSAVRTLTWPQVADTGAEIVLSNSYHLYLRPGHELVEKAGGLHHWMNWHKPILTDSGGFQVFSLAKHRDITPEGVYFKDVVDGKKHFMGPKESMRIQNALGADIIMAFDECPPGAADYDYAKKSLEMTNRWLEICFEHHARPDQALFPIVQGSIYEDLRIQSLDFVSQFNAVGYAIGGVSVGETKMQMNQVVSFTAPKMPADKPRYLMGVGTPEDLLEGIRHGIDMFDCVMPTRVARHGSYFTPTGKKIIRNAEHQEAFSPLVEGCACYACQNHTRAYLRHIFRMGETTAATLLSIHNIYTLVQLAKEARAHIVAGTFEDFYQQRMALMGLTPSLLSAH, encoded by the coding sequence ATGAGTACGTTTTTTTCCTATCAAGTACACGCCACCCAGAATAACGCCCGGGCCGGTTTGCTGCAAACCCCGCACGGGCCGGTACATACCCCCGTGTTTATGCCGGTGGGCACTCATTCAGCCGTGCGCACCCTGACCTGGCCGCAAGTGGCCGACACCGGGGCGGAAATCGTGCTGTCCAACTCTTACCACCTGTACCTGCGCCCGGGGCACGAGCTGGTGGAAAAAGCAGGCGGCCTGCACCACTGGATGAATTGGCATAAGCCTATCTTGACCGATTCCGGCGGCTTTCAGGTGTTCAGTCTGGCCAAGCACCGGGATATTACCCCGGAGGGCGTCTATTTTAAAGACGTGGTGGACGGCAAGAAGCATTTTATGGGCCCCAAGGAGTCCATGCGCATTCAAAACGCCCTGGGTGCCGATATTATTATGGCCTTTGACGAGTGTCCGCCCGGGGCTGCGGATTACGACTACGCCAAAAAATCTCTGGAGATGACCAACCGTTGGCTGGAAATCTGTTTCGAGCATCATGCCCGGCCCGATCAGGCGCTTTTCCCCATCGTACAAGGCTCCATTTACGAGGATTTACGGATTCAAAGTCTGGACTTTGTCTCTCAATTCAATGCGGTGGGCTATGCCATTGGCGGGGTCAGCGTGGGCGAAACCAAAATGCAGATGAATCAGGTGGTTTCCTTCACGGCGCCCAAGATGCCCGCGGACAAACCCCGATACCTGATGGGGGTGGGGACTCCAGAGGATTTGTTGGAGGGTATTCGCCACGGCATTGATATGTTTGACTGCGTGATGCCTACCCGGGTGGCCCGCCATGGGTCTTACTTTACGCCCACCGGAAAAAAAATTATCCGCAACGCCGAGCATCAAGAGGCCTTCAGTCCCCTGGTGGAAGGCTGTGCCTGCTACGCCTGCCAGAATCATACCCGGGCCTACCTGCGCCATATCTTCCGCATGGGGGAAACCACGGCAGCCACTTTGCTCAGTATTCATAATATTTACACGCTGGTGCAACTGGCCAAAGAGGCCCGAGCGCACATTGTGGCTGGCACCTTCGAGGACTTTTACCAGCAGCGCATGGCCTTGATGGGCTTGACACCCAGCCTGCTCTCGGCCCATTGA
- the pheT gene encoding phenylalanine--tRNA ligase subunit beta, whose amino-acid sequence MRISLEWLKDYVDISGLAPEAIASALTNSGLEVEGIEYSGPKFNGVVVGKVLALAPHPNADKLRLVTVDLGASQTQVVCGAPNVREGILIAFAQEGATVLSRKDNTLFTLGRAKIRGVESAGMVCSLDELGLETQYTKSEDGIWPLDGIATEAQLGQDLKQVLGLQGDVILEIAPTANRGDQLSMLGVAREVAALFDRALCFPSVSGLQPSGQTELLVQLSDPSVCRYYAGAVLANVKVGPSPDWMARRLLAAGVRSISNVVDITNYVMLEMGQPLHAFDQQKLGTQGTVDVRRAKAGETLTTLDDVSRPLTTESLVIALNDQPVAMAGLMGGASTEMDDQSIRIFLESAWFEPAAVRKSAKSVGLRSEASARFERGVDIENCRNAMLRAIELLQQHAGAEWVAVTESPLPVPQEQKISLDYERIEKVLGLTIPLEAIHSILGNLGFMVVSHEKSSSTIVSVPSFRQTDVTREIDLIEEIVRIYGYDKVPYTLPQKTGTATPTFRARTLKQIADSLRGQGLQEVMTTSLIGQSLLDKTGFSVNTDQLVSVLNSHSSDHTMMRQSLLPNILEVAKFNQAQGNEDVWIYELGRTYFKLGKANQKNSGVAERLCLGGLVTGSAAVGEWHRKEPADFYLLKGILENLFGTLSLSPLLSFAPAQEVRYLHPGKAASILLGEKPKEIGLIGELHPEVRKTLKFRHPVYVFELNVEAIYKVLKQTRQVTKATEISHFPAMRRDMAFLAPNTLSHQQILSVLRGAQEPLLRQVELFDEYRSEQLGAENRSLAYRLTFQSNEATMTDAEIDQRLNQLKERLSQQLPVQFR is encoded by the coding sequence ATGCGTATTTCTCTGGAATGGTTGAAAGATTATGTGGATATCAGCGGGCTGGCCCCGGAAGCAATCGCCAGCGCCCTCACCAATTCTGGTCTGGAAGTGGAAGGCATTGAATACAGCGGCCCCAAGTTCAACGGAGTCGTTGTGGGTAAAGTGCTGGCCCTGGCTCCACACCCCAACGCCGATAAATTGCGTCTGGTGACCGTGGATTTGGGAGCGTCTCAAACCCAGGTGGTCTGCGGGGCTCCCAACGTGCGGGAAGGCATTTTGATTGCCTTCGCTCAAGAAGGGGCCACTGTCCTCAGCCGCAAGGATAACACCCTGTTTACACTGGGACGGGCTAAAATTCGGGGCGTGGAATCCGCCGGGATGGTCTGCTCTCTGGATGAGTTGGGCTTAGAGACCCAGTACACCAAGAGCGAAGACGGTATTTGGCCTTTAGACGGTATTGCCACCGAGGCCCAGTTGGGTCAGGATCTCAAGCAGGTCTTGGGCTTGCAAGGCGATGTGATTCTGGAGATTGCCCCTACGGCCAACCGGGGCGATCAACTGTCCATGCTGGGGGTGGCCCGCGAAGTGGCTGCCCTGTTCGATCGGGCCTTGTGCTTCCCCTCGGTGAGTGGGTTGCAACCCAGTGGGCAAACCGAACTCTTGGTTCAATTGAGCGATCCGTCGGTTTGTCGGTACTATGCCGGTGCTGTCTTGGCCAATGTCAAAGTGGGCCCCTCCCCCGACTGGATGGCCCGTCGCTTGCTGGCCGCTGGGGTACGCTCCATCAGCAACGTGGTGGATATTACCAACTACGTCATGCTGGAAATGGGCCAGCCCTTGCACGCCTTTGATCAGCAGAAACTGGGCACTCAGGGCACCGTGGATGTGCGTCGGGCCAAGGCGGGGGAAACCCTGACCACGCTGGATGACGTCTCTCGCCCCTTGACCACGGAGTCTCTGGTGATTGCTCTGAACGATCAGCCGGTGGCCATGGCGGGCTTAATGGGCGGTGCCAGCACGGAAATGGATGATCAGTCCATCCGTATTTTCCTGGAATCCGCCTGGTTTGAGCCTGCGGCGGTGCGTAAAAGCGCAAAATCGGTGGGCTTACGCTCGGAGGCCTCGGCTCGTTTTGAGCGAGGCGTGGATATTGAAAACTGCCGAAACGCCATGTTGCGGGCCATTGAGTTATTGCAGCAGCATGCCGGGGCCGAGTGGGTGGCTGTTACTGAATCGCCCCTGCCCGTGCCGCAAGAGCAGAAGATTTCGCTGGATTACGAGCGTATTGAAAAAGTGCTGGGCCTGACTATTCCCTTAGAAGCAATTCACAGCATCCTTGGAAACCTGGGCTTTATGGTTGTATCCCATGAAAAATCTTCCAGTACCATTGTTTCCGTTCCCTCTTTCCGTCAGACCGATGTGACCCGTGAAATTGACCTGATTGAGGAAATCGTGCGGATTTACGGCTACGATAAAGTGCCGTACACCTTGCCGCAAAAAACCGGGACGGCCACGCCCACCTTCCGGGCTCGTACGCTGAAGCAGATTGCCGACTCTCTGCGTGGGCAGGGCTTGCAGGAGGTCATGACCACCTCCCTGATTGGTCAAAGCCTGCTGGATAAAACCGGTTTCAGCGTGAATACCGATCAACTGGTGTCGGTGCTGAATTCGCACTCCTCTGATCACACCATGATGCGACAGTCTCTGTTGCCCAACATTCTGGAAGTGGCCAAGTTCAATCAGGCCCAAGGCAATGAGGATGTGTGGATTTACGAGCTGGGTCGTACCTACTTTAAGCTGGGCAAAGCCAATCAGAAAAATTCGGGCGTGGCTGAGCGCTTGTGTCTGGGCGGGCTGGTGACCGGTTCCGCCGCGGTGGGTGAATGGCACCGCAAGGAGCCCGCTGATTTCTACTTGCTGAAAGGCATTTTGGAGAATCTGTTTGGTACCTTGAGTTTGAGCCCCTTGCTCAGTTTTGCCCCCGCTCAGGAGGTGCGCTATCTGCATCCGGGTAAGGCTGCCAGTATTTTATTGGGCGAAAAACCCAAGGAAATTGGCCTGATTGGGGAGTTGCACCCGGAAGTCCGCAAAACGCTGAAGTTCCGCCACCCGGTGTACGTGTTTGAACTGAATGTGGAAGCCATTTACAAGGTTCTCAAACAAACCCGGCAAGTGACCAAGGCCACCGAAATTTCCCATTTCCCGGCCATGCGTCGGGATATGGCCTTCCTGGCTCCCAACACGCTTAGCCATCAGCAGATTTTATCGGTATTGCGCGGGGCTCAAGAACCCTTGCTGCGTCAGGTGGAGCTGTTTGATGAGTACCGTTCCGAGCAATTGGGGGCGGAAAATCGCAGTTTGGCCTATCGCCTGACCTTCCAGTCGAATGAGGCTACTATGACCGATGCCGAGATTGATCAGCGCCTGAATCAGCTGAAAGAACGGCTCAGTCAGCAGTTGCCCGTCCAGTTCCGTTAA
- a CDS encoding Maf family protein encodes MLETQTTPNNRITLSHPVILASGSPRRRELLESLGLAFEVIVPNVDEEGFHLDHLSPAEVVKFLARTKAQEVYKHHNQSYVIGSDTLVAIQGEIFGKPKSKEDAFRMLKALQGNAHQVHTGIAIFSPDTQPVNTPPAETLPPMVCEALTTTVCMRPLSDAEIHAYIETGEPMDKAGAYAIQGYGSTLIERVDGCYFNVVGLSLYLLDRLFGQLGQSLLLP; translated from the coding sequence ATGCTGGAAACCCAAACCACCCCCAACAACCGCATTACCCTCAGCCACCCGGTCATTCTGGCCTCCGGCTCCCCCCGACGACGCGAGCTACTGGAATCGTTGGGGCTGGCCTTTGAAGTCATCGTGCCCAACGTGGATGAAGAGGGCTTTCATCTGGATCACCTTTCCCCAGCGGAGGTGGTCAAGTTTTTGGCCCGAACCAAAGCTCAGGAAGTGTATAAGCACCACAATCAGTCGTATGTCATTGGCTCTGATACGCTGGTGGCCATTCAGGGTGAAATTTTTGGCAAGCCCAAAAGTAAGGAAGACGCCTTCCGCATGCTGAAAGCCCTACAAGGCAACGCCCATCAGGTGCATACCGGCATTGCCATCTTTAGCCCCGATACCCAGCCAGTAAACACCCCGCCCGCCGAAACACTCCCTCCCATGGTTTGTGAGGCCCTGACCACCACCGTGTGCATGCGCCCGCTGAGTGATGCGGAAATCCACGCCTACATTGAAACCGGAGAGCCCATGGACAAAGCCGGGGCCTACGCCATTCAAGGCTACGGCAGCACCCTGATTGAACGGGTGGACGGCTGCTACTTCAACGTGGTGGGCCTTTCCCTCTACCTGTTAGACCGGCTGTTTGGTCAATTGGGGCAATCGCTACTCCTGCCTTAA
- a CDS encoding thiolase family protein, translated as MTDVFIVDSARTPIGSFLGSLSSVSAPDLGAVALQAALKRSGVPAEAIEEVILGCVLAAGVGQAPARQALRKAGLSDSVGALTINKVCGSGMKAVMLAASAIKAAEAQLVLAGGMESMSNAPHYLNGLRNGVKMGHQQMIDGMIHDGLWDPYNNLHMGNCAEQCVSKYQLTRQAQDEFARQSYLKAQQAVQSGAFKAEIEPVSIPQRKGDPKVVDADEEPFKGDPEKLAGLRPAFDKSGAITAGNASTLNDGAAALLLASAEAVKTHGLKPVAKIVASATHSQEPVWFTTAPVGAMQKALNKASLLVGDIDLFEVNEAFAAVAMVAQQELAIPADRLNIHGGAVALGHPIGASGARILVTLLHALQQQGKKRGMASLCIGGGEATAMIVELV; from the coding sequence GTGACAGACGTTTTTATCGTGGACAGTGCCCGTACGCCCATCGGCAGTTTTTTGGGCAGTTTGTCTTCTGTATCCGCGCCGGACTTGGGCGCTGTGGCTCTGCAAGCCGCGCTCAAGCGTAGCGGGGTGCCTGCGGAAGCCATTGAGGAAGTGATTTTGGGGTGTGTCTTGGCCGCTGGGGTGGGTCAGGCGCCAGCTCGACAAGCCCTGCGAAAAGCGGGCTTGTCCGATTCCGTGGGGGCTTTGACCATCAACAAAGTGTGCGGTTCCGGGATGAAAGCGGTCATGTTGGCCGCCAGCGCTATTAAAGCGGCGGAAGCCCAGTTGGTGCTGGCCGGTGGTATGGAATCCATGTCCAACGCCCCTCACTACCTGAACGGTCTGCGTAACGGGGTCAAAATGGGCCATCAGCAGATGATTGACGGCATGATCCACGATGGCTTGTGGGACCCTTACAACAATTTGCACATGGGCAATTGCGCCGAGCAATGCGTCAGCAAATACCAGCTCACTCGGCAGGCTCAGGACGAGTTTGCCAGGCAGAGCTATCTGAAGGCCCAGCAGGCGGTGCAAAGCGGGGCTTTCAAGGCGGAAATCGAGCCGGTCAGTATTCCCCAGCGCAAAGGTGATCCCAAAGTGGTGGATGCCGATGAGGAACCCTTCAAGGGCGATCCCGAGAAGCTGGCGGGCTTGCGTCCGGCGTTTGATAAGAGTGGGGCCATTACCGCAGGCAACGCCTCCACCCTGAATGACGGGGCGGCTGCCTTGTTATTGGCTTCTGCGGAAGCTGTCAAAACGCATGGGCTCAAGCCGGTAGCAAAAATTGTGGCCTCGGCCACCCACAGTCAGGAGCCGGTCTGGTTTACCACCGCTCCGGTGGGGGCCATGCAAAAGGCCCTGAACAAGGCCAGCTTGTTGGTGGGCGATATTGATTTGTTCGAGGTGAATGAGGCCTTTGCCGCCGTGGCCATGGTGGCCCAGCAGGAATTAGCCATTCCGGCGGATCGCCTGAATATTCACGGCGGGGCGGTGGCCTTGGGGCATCCCATTGGGGCCAGCGGAGCCCGCATTCTGGTCACACTGCTGCATGCCTTGCAGCAGCAGGGCAAAAAGCGGGGCATGGCTTCCCTGTGTATTGGCGGCGGCGAAGCCACGGCCATGATTGTGGAATTGGTTTAG
- a CDS encoding 3-hydroxybutyryl-CoA dehydrogenase, whose amino-acid sequence MLDTCQVTESATVAGKSASLQTVGVVGAGQMGNGIAQVMAHHAGLSVVVQDVNTAALEKALAIIEKSLSKFVEKAQISGEQKAEILGRIRFETALEALKDADLVVEAIVEKEAIKREIFLTLDSLTKPTAILASNTSSISITRLAAATQRPAQVIGMHFMNPVPLMKLVEIIRGAQTSDATYAVVADLTARLNKTGVVSRDFPGFISNRVLMPLINEAIFTLYEGIASAEDIDTVLKLGMNHPMGPLTLADFIGLDTCLAIMNVLHDGFQDPRFRPCPLLKQYVDAGYLGRKSGRGFFSYS is encoded by the coding sequence ATGCTAGATACATGCCAAGTGACGGAATCGGCCACTGTAGCCGGAAAATCGGCTTCCCTGCAAACCGTTGGCGTGGTGGGCGCCGGACAAATGGGCAACGGCATCGCCCAGGTCATGGCCCATCATGCCGGGCTTTCGGTGGTGGTGCAGGATGTCAACACCGCAGCGCTGGAAAAGGCCTTGGCGATCATTGAAAAAAGCCTGTCCAAGTTCGTGGAGAAGGCGCAAATTAGTGGCGAGCAAAAAGCGGAGATTCTGGGCCGGATTCGCTTTGAAACCGCTTTAGAGGCGTTGAAAGACGCCGACTTGGTGGTGGAAGCCATCGTGGAGAAGGAGGCCATCAAGCGGGAGATTTTCCTAACGCTGGACAGCCTCACCAAACCGACCGCCATTCTGGCCAGTAACACATCCAGCATTTCCATTACCCGCTTGGCGGCGGCCACCCAGCGCCCTGCACAGGTCATTGGCATGCACTTTATGAACCCGGTGCCGCTGATGAAGCTGGTGGAAATCATTCGGGGGGCCCAAACCAGCGATGCTACCTATGCCGTGGTGGCCGATTTAACCGCTCGACTGAACAAAACCGGGGTGGTTAGCCGGGATTTTCCGGGCTTCATCTCCAACCGGGTGCTGATGCCGCTGATTAATGAGGCCATTTTTACCTTATACGAGGGTATTGCCTCCGCTGAGGACATTGATACGGTGCTGAAATTGGGGATGAATCACCCCATGGGACCGCTGACCCTTGCCGATTTCATTGGGCTGGATACCTGTCTGGCCATTATGAATGTACTGCATGATGGCTTTCAAGACCCCCGCTTCCGCCCCTGTCCCCTGCTGAAACAGTATGTGGATGCCGGGTATCTGGGACGCAAGAGTGGCCGTGGCTTTTTTAGCTACAGTTGA